One stretch of Prunus persica cultivar Lovell chromosome G1, Prunus_persica_NCBIv2, whole genome shotgun sequence DNA includes these proteins:
- the LOC18790151 gene encoding zinc finger protein JAGGED isoform X2, with amino-acid sequence MRPDEGNPLDLNNLPDDHFSRDGKQVVEDSFSGYRKKKSGAKDGKDECGKVYECRFCSLKFCKSQALGGHMNRHRQERETETLNKARQLVFSNDNLAAPPPPHLGCCHPITPAGYHHPAAAGNNIGGDPTLPLRFPARMFSGSSSSTLVPPPPPPAVPQPGVQPPQQPYLYSSPSRPMFPASHYPHHQHSVNDYYVGHVLSSTSSSSPSQYGHGHPNVNYGASPPEPANYTCIGAPVGPGGGGGGGGGRDGSLHMNQEEGLNWSRSYAGTQQRLDPPPSINRFQPGF; translated from the exons AT GCGACCTGATGAGGGCAACCCTTTAGACCTCAACAACTTGCCTGATGATCATTTCAGTAGAGATGGTAAACAAGTTGTCGAGGACAGCTTCTCTG GctacagaaaaaagaaaagcggCGCAAAAGATGGAAAAGACGAGTGTGGGAAGGTCTACGAGTGTAGGTTTTGTTCCCTCAAGTTCTGCAAATCTCAGGCCCTTGGGGGACACATGAATCGCCATCGTCAAG AAAGGGAGACAGAAACACTCAACAAGGCTCGTCAGCTAGTCTTCAGTAACGATAACCTAGCcgcccctcctcctcctcaccTAGG ATGCTGCCATCCAATTACACCGGCAGGATATCATCATCCGGCTGCTGCAGGCAACAACATTGGCGGTGACCCAACATTACCTCTCAGATTCCCAGCAAGAATGTTTTCTGGCTCTTCGTCAAGTACCCTCGTACCACCACCGCCTCCGCCGGCGGTGCCACAGCCAGGTGTTCAACCGCCTCAACAACCATATTTATACTCCTCTCCTTCGCGGCCCATGTTCCCTGCTTCCCATTACCCTCACCATCAACACTCGGTCAATGATTATTATGTTGGACATGTTCTTAGCAGCACTAGTAGTAGTAGCCCCTCACAGTATGGTCATGGTCACCCAAATGTGAACTATGGAGCATCACCACCGGAGCCCGCCAACTACACTTGCATTGGTGCACCTGTGGGAcccggaggaggaggaggtggaggtggtggtagAGACGGGTCACTGCACATGAACCAGGAGGAGGGATTGAATTGGAGCAGGAGCTATGCAGGGACACAGCAGCGTTTGGATCCTCCTCCTTCGATCAATCGATTTCAACCTGGCTTCTaa
- the LOC18790151 gene encoding zinc finger protein JAGGED isoform X1: MRPDEGNPLDLNNLPDDHFSRDGKQVVEDSFSVAGYRKKKSGAKDGKDECGKVYECRFCSLKFCKSQALGGHMNRHRQERETETLNKARQLVFSNDNLAAPPPPHLGCCHPITPAGYHHPAAAGNNIGGDPTLPLRFPARMFSGSSSSTLVPPPPPPAVPQPGVQPPQQPYLYSSPSRPMFPASHYPHHQHSVNDYYVGHVLSSTSSSSPSQYGHGHPNVNYGASPPEPANYTCIGAPVGPGGGGGGGGGRDGSLHMNQEEGLNWSRSYAGTQQRLDPPPSINRFQPGF, from the exons AT GCGACCTGATGAGGGCAACCCTTTAGACCTCAACAACTTGCCTGATGATCATTTCAGTAGAGATGGTAAACAAGTTGTCGAGGACAGCTTCTCTG TTGCAGGctacagaaaaaagaaaagcggCGCAAAAGATGGAAAAGACGAGTGTGGGAAGGTCTACGAGTGTAGGTTTTGTTCCCTCAAGTTCTGCAAATCTCAGGCCCTTGGGGGACACATGAATCGCCATCGTCAAG AAAGGGAGACAGAAACACTCAACAAGGCTCGTCAGCTAGTCTTCAGTAACGATAACCTAGCcgcccctcctcctcctcaccTAGG ATGCTGCCATCCAATTACACCGGCAGGATATCATCATCCGGCTGCTGCAGGCAACAACATTGGCGGTGACCCAACATTACCTCTCAGATTCCCAGCAAGAATGTTTTCTGGCTCTTCGTCAAGTACCCTCGTACCACCACCGCCTCCGCCGGCGGTGCCACAGCCAGGTGTTCAACCGCCTCAACAACCATATTTATACTCCTCTCCTTCGCGGCCCATGTTCCCTGCTTCCCATTACCCTCACCATCAACACTCGGTCAATGATTATTATGTTGGACATGTTCTTAGCAGCACTAGTAGTAGTAGCCCCTCACAGTATGGTCATGGTCACCCAAATGTGAACTATGGAGCATCACCACCGGAGCCCGCCAACTACACTTGCATTGGTGCACCTGTGGGAcccggaggaggaggaggtggaggtggtggtagAGACGGGTCACTGCACATGAACCAGGAGGAGGGATTGAATTGGAGCAGGAGCTATGCAGGGACACAGCAGCGTTTGGATCCTCCTCCTTCGATCAATCGATTTCAACCTGGCTTCTaa
- the LOC18791255 gene encoding IST1 homolog isoform X1: MSLLNQLFNRGVFGTKCKTCLNLAISRMKLLQNKRDVQLKHMRKEIAQFLQAGQEAIARIRVEHVIREQDIWAAYEILELFCEFVLARVPIIESQRECPPELREAISSIIFASPRCSEVPDLLQIKNLFTAKYGKEFVSAASELRPDSGVNRTIIEKLSVSAPSGEARLRVLKEIAQEYNLNWDSSNTEAEFSKTHEDLLGGSKHVSGGAAPSQAPAKQGSFSSSPSNGAHSIVAADIKQEPKYLHAPRPLRETHTSYTNEIQPSINDDKAAAVSDTKRETRPKSSEILERARAAIASAERASAAARSAAELVKSL, encoded by the exons ATGTCTCTCTTAAACCAGCTTTTCAACAGAGGCGTTTTTGGCACAAAGTG CAAAACATGTTTGAACTTGGCTATTTCACGCATGAAATTGCTGCAAAACAAGAGAGATGTGCAGCTCAAACACATGCGCAAGGAAATTGCGCAATTTTTGCAGGCTGGCCAAGAAGCAATAGCTCGAATTCGG GTGGAGCATGTTATACGAGAGCAAGACATATGGGCTGCGTATGAGATATTGGAGCTGTTCTGTGAATTTGTCCTTGCACGTGTTCCCATTATTGAAAGCCAGAG GGAGTGTCCACCAGAATTACGAGAAGCTATATCaagtataatttttgcttcCCCAAGATGTTCAGAAGTTCCAGATTTATTGCAGATCAAGAATTTGTTTACAGCAAAATATGGAAAGGAATTTGTATCAGCTGCGTCTGAGCTTCGTCCTGATTCTGGGGTCAACCGAACT ATAATTGAGAAGCTTTCAGTTAGTGCTCCATCTGGAGAGGCCAGGCTTAGGGTCTTGAAGGAAATTGCACAAGAGTACAATCTGAATTGGGATTCTTCTAATACTGAAGCAGAATTCAGTAAAACGCATGAGGATCTGCTG GGTGGATCCAAGCACGTAAGTGGTGGAGCAGCACCTTCTCAAGCTCCGGCAAAACAAGGCTCTTTTAGTTCTTCACCTTCTAATGGGGCACACTCTATTGTGGCTGCAGATATTAAACAAGAACCTAAGTACCTTCATGCTCCAAGACCTTTAAGGGAGACACACACATCATACACTAATGAGATTCAACCATCGATTAATGATGATAAAGCGGCAGCAGTTAGTGATACCAAAAGGGAGACAAGACCAAAATCATCTGAGATCCTGGAGAGAGCTCGAGCTGCCATTGCTTCTGCTGAGCGTGCATCTGCTGCTGCCCGTTCCGCTGCAGAGCTGGTTAAGTCCTTGTAG
- the LOC18791255 gene encoding IST1 homolog isoform X2 codes for MKLLQNKRDVQLKHMRKEIAQFLQAGQEAIARIRVEHVIREQDIWAAYEILELFCEFVLARVPIIESQRECPPELREAISSIIFASPRCSEVPDLLQIKNLFTAKYGKEFVSAASELRPDSGVNRTIIEKLSVSAPSGEARLRVLKEIAQEYNLNWDSSNTEAEFSKTHEDLLGGSKHVSGGAAPSQAPAKQGSFSSSPSNGAHSIVAADIKQEPKYLHAPRPLRETHTSYTNEIQPSINDDKAAAVSDTKRETRPKSSEILERARAAIASAERASAAARSAAELVKSL; via the exons ATGAAATTGCTGCAAAACAAGAGAGATGTGCAGCTCAAACACATGCGCAAGGAAATTGCGCAATTTTTGCAGGCTGGCCAAGAAGCAATAGCTCGAATTCGG GTGGAGCATGTTATACGAGAGCAAGACATATGGGCTGCGTATGAGATATTGGAGCTGTTCTGTGAATTTGTCCTTGCACGTGTTCCCATTATTGAAAGCCAGAG GGAGTGTCCACCAGAATTACGAGAAGCTATATCaagtataatttttgcttcCCCAAGATGTTCAGAAGTTCCAGATTTATTGCAGATCAAGAATTTGTTTACAGCAAAATATGGAAAGGAATTTGTATCAGCTGCGTCTGAGCTTCGTCCTGATTCTGGGGTCAACCGAACT ATAATTGAGAAGCTTTCAGTTAGTGCTCCATCTGGAGAGGCCAGGCTTAGGGTCTTGAAGGAAATTGCACAAGAGTACAATCTGAATTGGGATTCTTCTAATACTGAAGCAGAATTCAGTAAAACGCATGAGGATCTGCTG GGTGGATCCAAGCACGTAAGTGGTGGAGCAGCACCTTCTCAAGCTCCGGCAAAACAAGGCTCTTTTAGTTCTTCACCTTCTAATGGGGCACACTCTATTGTGGCTGCAGATATTAAACAAGAACCTAAGTACCTTCATGCTCCAAGACCTTTAAGGGAGACACACACATCATACACTAATGAGATTCAACCATCGATTAATGATGATAAAGCGGCAGCAGTTAGTGATACCAAAAGGGAGACAAGACCAAAATCATCTGAGATCCTGGAGAGAGCTCGAGCTGCCATTGCTTCTGCTGAGCGTGCATCTGCTGCTGCCCGTTCCGCTGCAGAGCTGGTTAAGTCCTTGTAG